The following proteins come from a genomic window of Fibrobacter sp. UWR4:
- the fmt gene encoding methionyl-tRNA formyltransferase — MKIVFMGTPEFAACFLKHLKESDFAEVVGVVTQPDRPAGRGRVLTPPPVKSLALEYGLPVLQPVDLKAPEFEEELRAFGADLFVVVAYSILPKNILGVAKFGAVNVHGSMLPKYRGAAPVQRAIADGLPATGVTVFRLDEKMDHGPILAQREIIIDHQDTTASLLEKMVAPGCDALDDAINQLITGTEKDLTQDHAQASGAPKLKKEEGLIDFNLPAKVIHDRIRAFNPWPGGYGKLGGRMVYLRITDTPANGPSLAPGAVAFKDKRFYVGTGEGLLEVIEIQAEGKKPMPVADFMRGIQNHEGLSFC, encoded by the coding sequence ATGAAGATTGTATTTATGGGTACGCCGGAATTTGCGGCATGTTTTTTGAAGCACTTGAAAGAAAGTGACTTTGCAGAAGTTGTTGGTGTTGTAACTCAGCCGGATCGCCCCGCTGGCCGTGGCCGCGTGCTGACTCCGCCGCCTGTGAAGAGCCTGGCTCTGGAATATGGCCTGCCGGTGTTACAGCCTGTGGACCTGAAGGCTCCCGAATTTGAAGAAGAACTCCGCGCCTTTGGCGCAGATCTCTTTGTGGTGGTGGCTTACTCCATTCTGCCCAAGAACATTCTTGGTGTTGCCAAGTTCGGTGCCGTAAACGTTCACGGCAGTATGTTGCCTAAGTACCGTGGTGCCGCTCCTGTGCAGCGCGCCATTGCCGACGGCCTGCCTGCTACTGGCGTTACTGTTTTCCGCCTGGATGAAAAGATGGACCATGGCCCTATTCTTGCACAGCGCGAAATTATCATCGACCATCAGGACACTACCGCAAGCCTTCTGGAAAAGATGGTGGCTCCGGGCTGCGACGCCTTGGACGATGCAATCAACCAGTTGATTACCGGCACCGAAAAGGATTTGACCCAGGATCACGCCCAGGCTTCTGGCGCTCCCAAGCTGAAGAAGGAAGAAGGTCTCATCGACTTCAATCTTCCGGCCAAGGTGATTCACGACCGCATCCGTGCTTTCAATCCGTGGCCCGGTGGCTATGGCAAGCTGGGTGGCCGTATGGTCTACCTCCGCATTACAGACACTCCCGCAAACGGTCCCAGCCTCGCTCCTGGCGCAGTCGCCTTCAAGGATAAGCGTTTCTATGTAGGTACTGGCGAAGGTCTCCTGGAAGTGATCGAAATCCAGGCTGAAGGCAAGAAGCCCATGCCGGTGGCAGACTTTATGCGTGGCATCCAGAATCACGAGGGACTTTCATTTTGCTAA
- a CDS encoding CidA/LrgA family protein — MRIPLQIAVIFAICLAGEFLNRVVGIPIPGNILGMVLLLILLCTKILKPEQISGVSSFFLNHLALFFLPPSIAIMTVGDDILSQWPTLLLLCIVLTLISLAATGLTTQFLIGHQEKRLNIEQLEDDEMKQSTRGKK; from the coding sequence ATGAGAATACCTCTTCAAATTGCCGTGATTTTTGCCATTTGCCTGGCAGGCGAATTTCTGAACCGAGTGGTTGGCATCCCTATCCCGGGCAACATTCTCGGCATGGTTCTGCTCCTTATATTACTTTGTACTAAAATTCTCAAACCGGAGCAGATTTCCGGCGTTTCCAGTTTCTTCTTGAACCATCTGGCACTTTTCTTCTTGCCGCCAAGCATCGCCATTATGACCGTTGGCGACGACATTCTCAGCCAGTGGCCCACCCTACTCCTTCTTTGCATTGTGCTGACGCTCATCAGCTTGGCAGCCACCGGCCTTACCACGCAGTTTCTCATTGGCCATCAAGAAAAGCGTCTGAACATCGAACAACTTGAAGATGACGAAATGAAACAATCCACTAGGGGGAAGAAATGA
- a CDS encoding LrgB family protein, with the protein MNTIINSPLFGIFLTLAAFEVGVALNKKFKYSILNPLLIGLILIVGFLMITGISYDSYKIGGDYVSVMLGPATVVLAVPLYRQLGNLKKHWLPILAGIAVGSLTSICCVVATSKLVGLSETLMLSLVPKSITIPMGSVVSEQIGGIPSITIISIVITGITGAVTASVVCKFFRIKHKVAQGIAIGTASHALGTTRAMEIGETQGAMSSLAIGIAGIFTAVVAPILLQLIG; encoded by the coding sequence ATGAACACCATCATCAACTCGCCCCTGTTCGGAATTTTCCTGACCTTGGCCGCCTTCGAAGTGGGCGTGGCTCTGAACAAGAAATTCAAGTACTCCATCTTGAACCCGCTGCTCATCGGCCTCATTCTCATTGTGGGATTCCTGATGATTACGGGAATCAGCTACGACAGTTACAAGATTGGCGGCGACTACGTTTCCGTCATGCTTGGCCCCGCCACTGTGGTTTTGGCCGTTCCCTTGTACAGGCAGCTGGGCAACCTCAAAAAGCACTGGCTCCCGATTTTGGCAGGCATCGCCGTCGGTAGCCTCACCTCCATTTGTTGTGTGGTGGCAACCTCTAAATTGGTAGGCCTTAGCGAAACCTTGATGCTTTCCTTGGTTCCAAAGTCCATCACCATTCCCATGGGCTCCGTAGTTTCCGAACAGATTGGCGGCATTCCCAGCATTACCATTATTTCCATTGTGATTACGGGAATTACTGGAGCCGTCACTGCTTCTGTGGTTTGCAAGTTCTTCCGCATTAAGCACAAGGTGGCACAGGGTATTGCCATCGGTACAGCTAGCCACGCACTAGGCACTACCCGTGCCATGGAAATCGGTGAAACCCAAGGCGCCATGAGTTCCCTGGCCATCGGCATCGCCGGCATCTTCACCGCCGTAGTTGCACCCATTCTGTTGCAGTTGATTGGGTAA
- a CDS encoding transcription antitermination factor NusB, with amino-acid sequence MLNDSRRDSAKRDALKDRKDAYRVLLQWADNGAFIKDGCLSPFAMEIALGVCRRHLYLEYFIKTLVKKMPLPELQIVLEMGLFQMFFMNVPDYAAVSTSVELSKVIGFGDGAGRLINGVLGAAKKAGFPQLPPQRVRRVSIENSVPEWIVRRWFDVYGGDAAEALAKKTLDRPADWLRVNLQKTSAPKLAQKLGFENASILYDRFIEVPADAKLKPILESDAFVKGEFSFQNPSAYDVVKLLDLKPGLKVWDACAAPGGKTALMAEMDGSLDILASDNSENRLAKMQDLRNRLGLENVRMECIDLAAMKSVGSSQTLKKKNAFDRILLDVPCSNMGVIARRPEAIYRLTQNSLKELAELQLKILENAADYLNDSPDARLVYATCSPDPMETTQVIAKFLKSHPEFEKVDEAVLPGSRDSRFDGFFAQALKRK; translated from the coding sequence TTGCTAAACGACTCTAGACGCGATTCCGCCAAGCGCGATGCTTTGAAGGATCGTAAGGACGCCTACCGCGTTCTCCTTCAGTGGGCTGATAATGGAGCTTTCATTAAGGATGGTTGCCTTTCTCCCTTTGCCATGGAAATTGCATTGGGTGTTTGCCGTCGTCACCTCTATCTGGAATATTTCATCAAGACTCTCGTCAAGAAGATGCCTCTTCCTGAACTTCAGATTGTTTTGGAAATGGGACTGTTCCAGATGTTCTTTATGAACGTTCCCGATTATGCAGCCGTCAGCACTTCCGTGGAATTGTCTAAGGTCATTGGCTTTGGTGATGGTGCTGGACGTCTTATTAACGGTGTGCTGGGTGCTGCCAAGAAGGCTGGCTTCCCGCAGTTGCCGCCCCAGCGTGTTCGCCGCGTGTCTATCGAAAACTCTGTGCCGGAATGGATTGTGCGTCGCTGGTTTGACGTCTATGGCGGTGACGCTGCAGAAGCTCTTGCCAAGAAGACTCTGGACCGTCCTGCAGACTGGCTTCGTGTGAATCTTCAGAAGACTTCCGCTCCCAAGCTGGCTCAGAAATTGGGATTTGAAAACGCATCCATCTTGTATGATCGTTTTATTGAAGTTCCCGCAGATGCAAAACTGAAGCCCATTCTGGAATCAGATGCTTTCGTTAAGGGTGAATTCAGTTTCCAGAATCCCTCCGCATATGATGTGGTGAAACTTCTGGATTTGAAACCTGGCCTGAAGGTTTGGGATGCATGTGCTGCTCCTGGCGGCAAGACCGCTCTTATGGCAGAAATGGATGGCTCTCTGGATATTCTTGCCAGTGATAATTCCGAAAACCGTCTTGCTAAAATGCAGGATTTGAGGAACCGTCTCGGCCTTGAAAATGTCAGGATGGAATGCATCGATCTTGCAGCAATGAAGTCCGTAGGCTCTTCTCAGACTCTTAAGAAAAAGAATGCCTTTGACCGCATTCTTCTGGATGTGCCCTGCAGTAATATGGGCGTCATTGCGAGACGTCCCGAAGCAATTTATCGCTTGACTCAGAATTCCTTGAAGGAACTTGCGGAACTCCAGTTGAAGATTCTGGAGAATGCTGCGGACTATTTGAATGACAGTCCTGACGCTCGCTTGGTGTATGCTACTTGTAGCCCCGATCCCATGGAAACCACTCAGGTCATTGCAAAATTCCTGAAGTCCCATCCGGAATTCGAGAAGGTGGACGAAGCTGTTCTTCCGGGCTCCCGTGATTCTCGTTTTGACGGGTTCTTCGCTCAGGCTCTAAAGAGAAAATAA